Part of the bacterium HR11 genome is shown below.
GCCGGGCGACCAGATGGACGACCTCTTAGGACTCCGACGGCCTCCAAACAGCCTCCCTCAGGCCCCCGCCCAATCGTCTCCCAACGAGGAGCTCAGGCCCCCCGGGCAAGTCTATGGTCTATGGTCTATGGTCCATGGTCCATGGTCTATGGTCCGCGGTCTACGCCATGGCCGAAGGATGGATGCTCGTGACGGCGCCCGTCGGGTCGCTCCTCATCCGGTGGGACGAACGAGGCCTTCGGGACGCTCGATGGCTCCTGGAGGCTCGGCCGGATGCCCTGCCGTGGACTATCGAAGAGGTCCAGACCCTGGGGCGCACGGACCCGTGGGCCCGCTTCCTCCGAGACTGGTGGCTGGCCTACCGGACGGGCCAGTGGTCTGAAACGGCGGCCCTGGCCGTCTTTGACCACATGGCCCCGGGCCTCCTGGGATCGGCTTTTCAGGAAGCGGTCCTTCGCACGGTGGTCCGTATCCCGATGGGATCGACCCGGACGTACCGGGCCGTCGCCGAGGCCGTCGGGAAACCGAGCGCGGCCCGAGCCGTCGGCCAAGTCCTGGCCCGGAACCCCTTGCCCGTCCTCATCCCGTGCCATCGGGTCGTGGGCCACGGAGGCCGCCTGGGCGGCTACACCCCGAGCCTCCGGATCAAGGCCTGGCTCTTGGAATGGGAGCGGAGCTTCAGATAGGCAGGTCGGCAGGTGGGCAGGTCGGCAGATAGGCAGTCGGCAGGTGGGCAGATAGGCAGGTGGGCAGATGGGCAGATGGGCAGGTCGGCAGATGGGGGCTGGCAACAGCTGACGTGATTGTTGCTTTTTGGGTCATTTGATGGGATTTCATGGCACATAAGTAGCGAATGGCGAGTAGCGAGTGGCGAATGGCGAAATGGCGAGTGGCGAGTAGCGAATGGCGAGTAGACTTGACGTTTCCCGGCGCTGTGCGAAAATGGCGAATAGCGAAGGGTCAATCCCCGGGGGCCGTCGAGCCGCCGTCCCGTATGCGAGCCAGCAAAGCTCAAGATGGCGAGTGGCGAGTGGCGAATGGCGAGTACGGGGTGGTCCCGGGGGCGGTGTCCTGTGGCTCATGGCTCATATTAGCTCATGGGTCATAGCTCATGGCTCATGGTCCCATGAGCCATCGGCCATGAGCCATGAGCCGATAGAGGCCGTGCCCGGCGTCGGGGATAGGTCGGGCCGCCCGGCGGCTTCTTGATGGGGAGAAAGCCGTTTTGCGGCGGACCGAAAAAGGTTGGGTCGTGGAGGCCGACCCCGGGGGCGGGGTCGCCTCGCAAGGCCTCCCGACGAGGCCGAAATCCAAGCCTTCCGTGGTCCGGGAATCAAAGACCATGGAAAGTGAAACGGTTCTGGCCTTGGCGATCGATCCTCGAACGCCGACGACGCTCTACGCCGGGACGAGGGGCGGCGGCGTATTCTCCGTTCAATTGCAACCGTAAGGCATGAGGCGCCTCTTCCCTTGCCGGGCGATAGGGAAGGGCATAGGCTAAACAGGGCCAAGGGATGCGAGATGCGGGATACGGGATTCTCAGCCATCTGCCGACCTGCCCATCTGATCATTGGCGAACGGCGAATGGCGAACAACGAATAATCTATCGCCCCATCTCCCGACCTGCCGGATGCTTGAAAATAGGAGGTGCCTATGGCGCGGAAACCGACCAAACCGACCCCGGCCCGAGCTAAGATCAGTAAGACGGCCCGGGCCAGTATCGGTGCGAAAGAACGGGGCATTCATCTGAAGCCTTGTCCCGTGTGTCAACAGCCGATGTACCCCCTGAAGGTCGTGAAGTTCCTGGACATGCCGGGCGGCATGTTCTGGGTTTGCGAAAAAGACAACCTGCGGCTCCCCATCCGCTAAGGCAAAGCGCGAAGGGCCAAGAGCAGGGGCAGGGGGATAAGGCAAAGGGTGTGGGGGCCTGGCTCTTTTGCCCTTTGCGCTTTCCCGGGGTGGACCCTCGAAATGCAAGAGACCCTTCTTTACCCTTTGCTTTACTCTTGGCCCGGACGGACGTAGGGATATCCATGCGGACTTGGCACGTTCGGTGGGACATCGCCGAGGAACTCCGCCCCGTCCTGCATCCGGCCATCGTTTACGTCGACGCCATCTTTTACCCGACAGAAGCCACCCCCTGGGCCGAGGCTTTCGCCGAACAGGTCCGTCAGTGGCTTCAGGCCCATCCGCCGGAAAGCGTCTCGTCGGACCCCGTCTTCCAGGCGGTCCGGGAGATGTTCAAGGCCGTCGGTATCGACCCGACCAAGCACCGTCCCTCCTCGGAGGCCCTCATCCGCCGGGTCTACCGGGAGGGTTCGCTCCCGTTTATCCATCCGATGGTCGCCCTCAACAACCTCGTCTCCCTTTACGACGGCATCCCGATGGGGTGCTACGACCCCGATGAAGTCGGGCCGCACGTCGTCTTTCGGCTCGGACGGCCCGGGGAGACCTTCGAATCCCTCCGGCACCAGGAGTTTCACGCCGAGGGCCGGATCGTCATCGCCGACAACGGCCCCTTCGGAAGTCCGATCGTGGACTCGCTTCGGACGATGCTGAAGCCCGGCTCCGCCCGGTGTCTCTATATCTGGTACGCCCCGGCCCAGGTCCCCCGCTCACACGTCGCCGCCTCCGTTCAACGTCTGGTAGAATGGTGTCGGACCTACGCCCTCGGCCGACCGGCCCGGGCGTGGGCTTACGACCCAGAAAGCCAGACCTTCCAGAGTTGGGACCTGGGAAGATGACGGAAGCGACCGACCGCTGGCTCAACGAACTGACGGCCCGGATCCGGCACCTGCGACGCCTGACGGACTGCCTGCGCCGACTCCGAGTCGAATCGGCCCGGCCCGAGACGCATCCGCAGGCCTTGAAAAAGCGCCACGCCGAGGTCGCCGGCCTCCTCCAGACGGCCGCCGCCTGGGATTGGACGGAAGGGTGGCAGGCCCTCCAGGCTTATCTGCAAGAGTTTCAAGAGAGCCTTCCGGAACGGTGGCTCCCGTGGCGGCAACGCTGGTTCCAGCAGTTGACCGAATCCCTGGGCCCCCTCGCCGGGTCCCTTCAAGTCCAGGGCGCATGGCTCAGCCTGGGGTTCCTGCGCATCGAGCCCGACCTGGAGGGCGGCCGGGTCACCATTTATTACGGGCCTGAACGGATCGAGACCCGACGGGCTGAACCCAAGGCCCTCGGGCGTTGGCTCCAGCGGTGGTACCAGGACTTGAACCGACGCGCTCTGCCGCCGGACCGCTTCGTCGAGCGTCTCTGGCAGGCCTACCAGGAAGCCCGGCCGCCGAGCGGCGACGCCCGCGTACTCATCGGGGACGTCTACCGCCGCCTCGTCGTCTATCGTCAGTCCCCGGCCTTCTGGACCGACGCCGAACCCCGCAATTTTACGCCG
Proteins encoded:
- the ogt gene encoding Methylated-DNA--protein-cysteine methyltransferase, constitutive; translated protein: MVYGLWSMVHGLWSAVYAMAEGWMLVTAPVGSLLIRWDERGLRDARWLLEARPDALPWTIEEVQTLGRTDPWARFLRDWWLAYRTGQWSETAALAVFDHMAPGLLGSAFQEAVLRTVVRIPMGSTRTYRAVAEAVGKPSAARAVGQVLARNPLPVLIPCHRVVGHGGRLGGYTPSLRIKAWLLEWERSFR